In Mycetocola zhujimingii, one DNA window encodes the following:
- a CDS encoding heme oxygenase (biliverdin-producing), translating to MSVIPFSQELRERTRTSHSESEGADFMGDLMSGKGTVSDYVALVVQHYFIYEALEAATERMKNDPVALPFISDKLTRLPAIEEDLRFLIGDEWRDQISPLGTTVAYVDRIREVAAVWAGGFVAHHYTRYLGDLSGGQVIRTLMQRQFGFETNGVGFYLFGDIAEPRRFKDTYREQLDAVPWDEDERSRVIDEVRVAYQFNTDLFLDLSRAKAASVA from the coding sequence ATGTCAGTCATTCCCTTCTCACAGGAGCTTCGCGAGCGCACTCGCACGAGTCACTCCGAGAGCGAAGGCGCGGACTTCATGGGCGACCTGATGAGCGGCAAGGGCACGGTCAGTGACTACGTAGCCCTCGTGGTCCAGCACTACTTCATCTACGAAGCCCTCGAGGCCGCAACCGAACGCATGAAGAACGACCCTGTGGCGCTCCCGTTCATCTCCGACAAGCTGACACGGCTCCCGGCGATCGAGGAAGACCTGCGGTTTCTCATCGGCGACGAATGGCGCGACCAGATCAGCCCTCTGGGAACGACGGTGGCGTACGTCGACCGCATCCGTGAGGTTGCCGCGGTCTGGGCCGGCGGATTCGTCGCGCACCACTACACCCGTTACCTCGGCGACCTCTCCGGCGGTCAGGTGATCCGTACCCTTATGCAGCGCCAGTTCGGCTTCGAAACCAACGGGGTCGGCTTCTACCTCTTCGGCGACATCGCCGAACCCAGGCGCTTCAAAGACACCTACCGCGAACAGCTGGATGCTGTGCCGTGGGACGAAGACGAGCGGTCGCGCGTGATCGACGAAGTTCGCGTTGCGTACCAATTCAACACAGATCTCTTTCTCGACCTCTCGCGTGCAAAGGCAGCGAGCGTGGCCTAG
- a CDS encoding long-chain-fatty-acid--CoA ligase: MNPFENKPWLDAYAPGVPHEITLPTGSLVDMIEDAVRRFRSKPALEFFGKSMTYGELGTEIGRAAEGLRRLGVKKGDRVALVLPNCPEHVVAFYAALRLGAVVVEHNPLYTARELRHQFEDHGARVVIAWDKVTDTVAGFPADLPLDAIVSVDITKSMPLSTRLALRLPVKKARTSRSALTSGTVTRGATTWSQLVSQGTLRKRHPRPDVHDLALLQYTSGTTGTPKGAQLSHFNLRSNAEQGRAWVPGLREGAEVFYGVLPLFHAYGMTLCLTFAMSMGARLVLFPKFDVDLVLSAFAKHPATFLPAVPPIYDALEREAERRKIDLSGIRYSISGAMSLPVSIVERWEESTGGLLVEGYGMTETSPVAVGNPIGPTRRPGTVGVPFPSTEIRVVDPENPSVDREPGEAGELLLRGPQVFSGYWNRPTDTAAVLDSDNWLRTGDIVEVSDDGFITVVDRVKELIVTGGFNVSPSEVEATLISHPDVREAAVVGLPLPSGGEQVAAAVVLKPGAVFDEIGLRDFCRHGLTAYKVPKRITVVDDLPRSLIGKVMRREVREAMLKKGA, from the coding sequence GTGAATCCGTTTGAAAACAAGCCGTGGCTTGACGCGTATGCGCCGGGTGTGCCGCACGAAATCACCCTGCCGACGGGGTCACTCGTCGACATGATCGAGGATGCCGTCCGGCGATTCCGGTCGAAGCCCGCGCTCGAATTCTTCGGCAAGAGCATGACATACGGCGAACTCGGCACCGAGATCGGGCGAGCGGCTGAGGGCCTTCGACGGCTCGGCGTGAAAAAGGGCGACAGGGTCGCCCTCGTGCTTCCCAACTGCCCGGAGCACGTTGTCGCCTTCTACGCAGCGCTCCGCCTCGGCGCGGTCGTCGTCGAGCACAACCCGCTCTATACGGCGCGGGAACTCCGCCACCAGTTCGAAGACCACGGCGCCCGCGTCGTGATCGCGTGGGACAAAGTCACCGACACCGTTGCCGGGTTCCCCGCAGACCTTCCCCTCGACGCAATCGTGTCCGTTGACATCACCAAGTCGATGCCGTTGTCGACGAGGCTCGCCCTCCGCCTCCCCGTCAAGAAGGCTCGCACCTCCAGGTCCGCGCTCACGAGCGGAACCGTCACCCGCGGCGCCACCACCTGGTCACAACTGGTCTCCCAGGGCACCTTGCGGAAGCGCCACCCGCGACCGGATGTGCACGACCTTGCACTGCTCCAGTACACAAGTGGAACCACGGGAACCCCGAAGGGTGCCCAGCTCAGTCACTTCAACCTTCGCTCGAACGCCGAACAGGGTCGCGCATGGGTGCCGGGACTCCGCGAGGGAGCAGAGGTGTTCTACGGCGTCCTCCCCCTCTTCCACGCCTACGGCATGACCCTCTGCCTGACCTTCGCCATGAGCATGGGTGCACGCCTTGTGCTCTTCCCGAAGTTCGACGTCGACCTGGTCCTCTCTGCTTTCGCGAAGCATCCGGCCACCTTCCTCCCCGCCGTCCCACCGATCTACGACGCACTCGAGCGGGAAGCAGAGCGCCGCAAGATCGACCTGTCCGGGATCAGGTACTCGATCTCGGGCGCCATGAGCTTGCCGGTGTCCATCGTCGAACGGTGGGAGGAGTCGACGGGAGGCCTGCTCGTCGAGGGTTACGGCATGACCGAGACGTCACCTGTCGCTGTCGGCAACCCGATCGGCCCCACACGGCGGCCCGGCACCGTCGGCGTGCCATTCCCGAGCACGGAGATCCGCGTCGTCGACCCGGAGAACCCGTCGGTCGACCGTGAACCCGGCGAGGCCGGCGAACTCCTCCTCCGCGGGCCACAGGTCTTCTCCGGGTACTGGAACCGGCCGACGGACACCGCTGCCGTTCTCGACTCGGACAACTGGCTGCGCACGGGCGACATCGTCGAGGTGTCTGACGATGGTTTCATCACCGTCGTCGACCGGGTGAAGGAGCTCATCGTCACCGGAGGGTTCAACGTTTCGCCCTCAGAGGTCGAGGCCACACTCATCAGCCACCCCGACGTCAGGGAAGCCGCCGTCGTCGGACTACCGCTCCCCTCCGGCGGCGAGCAGGTCGCTGCTGCGGTCGTGCTCAAGCCCGGCGCGGTCTTCGATGAGATCGGGCTTCGCGACTTCTGCCGTCACGGGCTCACCGCGTACAAGGTGCCGAAGCGCATCACGGTCGTCGACGACCTGCCCCGTTCCCTCATCGGCAAGGTGATGCGACGCGAGGTCCGTGAGGCGATGCTGAAGAAGGGCGCCTGA
- a CDS encoding ATP-dependent DNA helicase: protein MTQTKPTIELSPEQQFVFDLIEGTREHIFVTGRAGTGKSTLLNHLAWRTEKQIVICAPTGVAALNVGGQTIHSLFRLPIGLIADHDIDQNDALKKLLNTIDTLVIDEVSMVNADLMDAIDRSLRQARQRRHEPFGGVQLVLFGDPYQLAPVPGQGDERNYIADTYRSFWFFDAKVWQESPLKVIELTEIHRQADADFKHMLNAVRFGQVTAEIAGILNSTGARTPPDDGTITLATRNDIVNRINAAALAKLPGRALKAEAEVSGDFGKASYPADESLELKVGAQVMFLRNDTGGGGEGQRWVNGTIGTVTKIDVNVFVEVDGDVFEVEPVVWEKYRYSYLAATKKLKKEIVAEFTQFPLRLAWAVTIHKSQGKTYNSAIVDLGDRAFSPGQTYVALSRLTSLDGLYLTRPLRPRDIIVDKDVERFMRGIER, encoded by the coding sequence GTGACCCAGACCAAACCGACGATCGAGCTGTCTCCCGAGCAGCAGTTCGTGTTCGACCTCATCGAGGGAACCCGCGAGCACATTTTCGTCACCGGGCGGGCAGGAACCGGTAAGTCCACCCTGCTCAACCACCTGGCGTGGCGAACAGAGAAGCAGATCGTCATCTGTGCGCCGACCGGGGTGGCCGCGCTCAATGTGGGCGGGCAGACCATCCACTCGCTCTTCCGGCTTCCGATCGGACTTATTGCCGATCACGACATCGACCAGAACGACGCGCTCAAGAAGCTGCTCAACACCATAGACACGCTCGTGATCGACGAGGTGTCCATGGTGAATGCCGACTTGATGGATGCCATCGACCGGAGCCTCCGGCAGGCGCGGCAGCGGAGGCACGAACCGTTCGGCGGCGTGCAGCTCGTGCTGTTCGGTGACCCGTACCAGCTGGCACCGGTGCCAGGGCAGGGCGATGAGCGCAATTACATCGCCGACACCTACCGGTCGTTCTGGTTCTTCGACGCGAAGGTCTGGCAGGAGTCGCCGCTCAAGGTCATCGAGCTCACCGAAATCCACCGGCAGGCTGACGCTGACTTCAAGCACATGCTCAACGCAGTGCGGTTCGGTCAGGTGACCGCGGAAATCGCCGGCATCCTCAACAGCACAGGGGCGAGGACGCCACCGGATGACGGAACGATCACTCTCGCCACCCGAAATGACATCGTCAACCGGATCAACGCGGCGGCGCTCGCCAAGCTGCCAGGCCGCGCCCTCAAGGCAGAGGCCGAGGTCAGCGGTGATTTCGGCAAGGCGTCGTACCCCGCTGACGAGTCGCTCGAACTCAAGGTCGGTGCGCAGGTCATGTTCCTGCGCAATGACACCGGTGGCGGAGGCGAGGGCCAGCGCTGGGTCAACGGAACAATCGGCACAGTGACGAAGATCGACGTCAACGTGTTCGTCGAGGTCGACGGCGACGTCTTCGAGGTCGAACCCGTCGTCTGGGAGAAGTACCGGTACAGCTACCTCGCGGCGACGAAGAAGCTCAAAAAGGAAATCGTCGCCGAGTTCACGCAGTTCCCGCTGCGGCTGGCGTGGGCCGTTACGATCCACAAGTCCCAGGGCAAGACCTACAACAGCGCGATCGTAGATCTCGGTGACCGGGCATTCAGCCCGGGCCAGACCTACGTCGCGCTGAGCAGGCTGACGTCACTCGACGGGCTGTACCTGACCAGGCCCCTGCGGCCGCGCGACATCATCGTCGACAAGGATGTCGAACGATTCATGCGCGGCATCGAGCGCTGA
- a CDS encoding cytochrome c oxidase assembly protein — MSRVIRLAGPAALVAAAFVTLIVALAFGGGANARPIGDPGAVVRFGLPIAKMLVNLGAALTLGPILLALFALSAKKDEYHRALDIAAAGAALYTVAAGMTGFFTFLNVTGTALSFDDQFGSKLGMFFTDVELGQAWLVTTLIAATLTVLCFAVRGQTLMVFVGILAVVSLVPMAQQGHAAGSAGHEAAVNALGLHLVFAAVWLGGLVTIVLLRNALSGDRIIPVMKRYSTIALVSFIVVAVSGYASAALRVGTWDQLFTPYGVLVLAKVGALIVLGVFGALQRSWLIGRMAAAANTVGRYFWILVSVELAFMGIASGLAAALARTATPVPEELGGTPTAAELLTGEPLPAELTAERYFTVWNIDLIWLLICAFGIFFYLAGVVRLRRRGDRWPVLRAVSWVLGLLVLFYLTNGGVAAYQDYLFSVHMLGHMGLTMLVPVLLVPGAPITLAMRAINKRTDGSRGPREWILLAVHSKYAGFLTNPIVAAALFVGSLWVFYYSPLFRWATVDHIGHEWMIVHFLLTGYLFVQSIIGIDPVPVRLSYPMRLLVLLATMAAHAFFGLSIMSNVGLFLPDWFGAMGRTWGDPPLIDQQNGGGIAWSIGELPTIALAITVAIQWSRSDAKDAKRLDRNADRTGDAELNEYNERLARLAKADEGDEGAATAGPDADQVGARGAERSDAVSGQGRPGASA, encoded by the coding sequence GTGTCCCGAGTAATCCGCTTAGCCGGTCCAGCCGCCCTTGTCGCCGCGGCATTCGTGACGCTGATCGTGGCCCTGGCCTTCGGTGGCGGAGCGAACGCACGCCCCATCGGTGACCCGGGTGCGGTTGTCCGGTTCGGACTGCCGATCGCGAAGATGCTCGTGAACCTTGGCGCTGCACTGACCCTCGGGCCGATCCTGCTCGCCCTGTTCGCCCTGTCCGCGAAGAAGGACGAGTACCACCGGGCCCTCGACATCGCGGCTGCCGGAGCAGCGTTGTACACGGTTGCCGCCGGAATGACCGGATTCTTCACCTTCCTCAACGTCACGGGGACGGCGCTCAGCTTCGACGACCAGTTCGGGTCGAAGCTCGGCATGTTCTTCACCGATGTGGAACTCGGTCAGGCCTGGCTCGTCACCACCCTGATTGCTGCGACGCTCACGGTGCTGTGCTTCGCCGTGCGCGGCCAGACCCTCATGGTGTTCGTCGGGATTCTCGCGGTCGTCTCGCTCGTGCCGATGGCGCAGCAGGGCCACGCCGCCGGCAGCGCCGGTCACGAGGCCGCCGTCAACGCGCTCGGACTGCACCTGGTGTTCGCCGCCGTCTGGCTGGGCGGGCTGGTCACGATCGTGCTGCTGCGCAACGCCCTGAGCGGCGACAGGATCATCCCCGTGATGAAGCGGTACTCGACAATCGCTCTCGTCTCCTTCATCGTGGTGGCCGTCTCCGGTTACGCGAGCGCGGCACTCCGCGTCGGCACCTGGGACCAGTTGTTCACCCCGTACGGCGTTCTCGTGCTCGCGAAGGTCGGGGCACTCATCGTGCTCGGGGTATTCGGCGCACTGCAGCGGTCATGGCTGATCGGCAGGATGGCAGCGGCGGCCAATACGGTCGGACGATACTTCTGGATACTCGTGTCTGTCGAGCTGGCGTTCATGGGTATTGCGTCGGGGCTCGCGGCTGCCCTCGCCCGGACCGCCACTCCGGTTCCTGAGGAACTCGGCGGAACGCCGACGGCGGCCGAGCTTCTCACCGGCGAGCCCCTCCCGGCAGAGCTCACGGCCGAGCGGTACTTCACCGTGTGGAATATCGATCTCATCTGGCTGCTCATCTGCGCCTTCGGGATCTTCTTCTACCTCGCCGGCGTCGTGCGGCTGCGCCGCCGCGGTGACCGGTGGCCGGTGCTGCGCGCCGTCTCCTGGGTGCTTGGCCTTCTCGTGCTGTTCTACCTCACCAACGGCGGCGTCGCCGCTTACCAGGACTACCTGTTCAGCGTGCACATGCTTGGCCACATGGGCCTCACCATGCTCGTGCCCGTTTTGCTGGTGCCCGGTGCTCCCATCACCCTGGCGATGCGCGCCATCAACAAGCGCACCGACGGTTCCCGGGGTCCCCGGGAGTGGATCCTGCTCGCGGTTCACTCCAAATACGCAGGATTCCTCACGAATCCCATCGTTGCGGCCGCGTTGTTCGTCGGTTCGCTCTGGGTGTTCTACTACTCACCGCTGTTCCGGTGGGCGACCGTCGATCACATTGGCCACGAGTGGATGATCGTCCACTTCCTGCTCACCGGGTACCTGTTCGTGCAATCGATCATCGGTATCGATCCCGTTCCCGTTCGGCTGAGCTACCCGATGCGATTGCTGGTACTTCTCGCCACGATGGCTGCCCACGCGTTCTTCGGACTCTCGATCATGTCCAATGTCGGCCTGTTCCTGCCCGACTGGTTCGGTGCAATGGGCCGCACCTGGGGTGACCCTCCGCTGATCGACCAGCAGAACGGTGGAGGCATAGCCTGGAGCATCGGCGAACTCCCAACGATCGCCCTGGCGATCACCGTCGCGATTCAGTGGAGCCGCAGCGACGCCAAGGACGCGAAGCGCCTCGACCGGAACGCCGACCGCACAGGTGACGCCGAACTCAACGAGTACAACGAGCGACTCGCGCGGCTGGCGAAGGCCGATGAGGGTGACGAGGGTGCGGCCACCGCGGGGCCCGATGCCGACCAGGTGGGCGCGAGAGGCGCGGAGAGGTCCGACGCGGTCTCCGGCCAGGGAAGGCCGGGCGCGTCCGCGTAG
- a CDS encoding HU family DNA-binding protein, translated as MADKSLNKTELVAKIAAETNQSQATVGGVLDSLFGVLADSVSNDVKVTIPGWLAVERTARAARTGRNPQTGAEIQIPAGHSVKVSAGSKLKAAAK; from the coding sequence ATGGCTGATAAGTCGCTTAACAAGACCGAGCTCGTTGCAAAGATCGCAGCTGAGACCAACCAGAGCCAGGCTACCGTCGGTGGCGTCCTCGACTCGCTGTTCGGCGTGCTCGCTGACTCGGTCAGCAACGACGTCAAGGTCACCATCCCGGGTTGGCTCGCCGTCGAGCGCACCGCTCGTGCAGCTCGCACGGGTCGCAACCCGCAGACCGGCGCCGAGATCCAGATCCCGGCCGGCCACTCCGTCAAGGTTTCCGCTGGTTCCAAGCTGAAGGCTGCTGCGAAGTAG
- a CDS encoding glycoside hydrolase family 65 protein: protein MNRDRFPVDPWRLIETEYDRRTLGETESLFAVGNGYIGMRGNAAEGRRAYEHGTFVNGLHETWKIRHAEDAYGFAQVGQIMVNAPDSKVMRLYVDDEPLSLGDADLLSYERALDFRDGVLRRDLVWLTPSGKQVQVSASRMVSFPERHLAVMTLEVTVLDADAPLTISCQILNRQDGEDEYDGPTGVGGKAQQSDPRAGGRVSERVLEPQEHWQDGNRSVLSYETAHSGMTLAVAADHLIETSNDYTVERYIDGDIAKNVFSVDARRGDPVKITKVVSYHSSRTTPTRELIDRCRRTLDRIASAGVPAQYARQKEWLTEFWSRSDVETPGQDELQQAVRWNVFQLAQASARADGLGVPAKGVTGNGYNGHYFWDTEIYVLPFLTYTSPLWARNALRIREQMLPKARERARELNEAGALFPWRTINGEEASAYYAAGTAQYHINADVTYALAKFIHATGDIDFLSQGAIDIAVETARMWATLGFWRRNGEERFEIHGVTGPDEYTTVVNNNLFTNVMARFNLRYAIEALRKLEQERPDAYARAVKRLELEDSELEEWERVAAAMTIPYAESLKIHPQDSHFLEREVWDLEATPEDRKPLMLHYHPLVIYRFQVLKQADVVLALYLQGDQFTFDEKLADFDYYDPLTTSDSSLSKVAQSIMAAEVGYQDLALDYFIDTAFVDLENRHGNSQDGVHVAAAGGVWSSLIYGFGGMRDYGGELSFDPRLPATWSELRYRLTWRGTRVLVHLTADAMRVSVVDGEGTVPFVVRGESFEVAPGRDAEIALDGQGPIRKDAPVQKRRNRREDGSIMLPSAAPGPVQTES, encoded by the coding sequence ATGAATCGCGATCGCTTTCCTGTTGACCCGTGGCGGCTCATCGAGACCGAGTACGACCGCAGAACCCTCGGTGAGACCGAGTCTCTCTTCGCGGTAGGCAACGGCTACATCGGCATGCGTGGCAACGCGGCCGAGGGGAGAAGGGCCTACGAGCACGGCACTTTCGTCAACGGGCTGCACGAGACCTGGAAGATCCGCCACGCTGAGGACGCGTATGGGTTCGCCCAGGTCGGACAGATCATGGTGAATGCGCCCGACAGCAAGGTGATGCGGCTCTACGTTGACGACGAACCACTGTCGCTCGGTGACGCCGACCTGCTCAGCTATGAGCGTGCGCTGGACTTCCGCGACGGCGTGCTGCGGCGCGACCTGGTCTGGCTGACCCCATCGGGCAAGCAAGTGCAGGTGTCCGCGAGCCGCATGGTCTCGTTCCCCGAGCGTCACCTGGCCGTCATGACCCTTGAGGTGACGGTGCTCGACGCCGATGCTCCGCTGACCATCTCCTGCCAGATACTCAACCGGCAGGACGGTGAAGACGAGTATGACGGCCCCACCGGTGTCGGCGGCAAGGCGCAACAGAGCGATCCCCGTGCGGGAGGCCGGGTGTCCGAGCGGGTACTCGAGCCGCAGGAGCACTGGCAGGACGGTAACCGAAGCGTCCTGAGCTATGAGACGGCGCATTCGGGCATGACGCTCGCCGTGGCAGCGGATCACCTGATCGAGACGTCAAACGATTACACGGTCGAACGATACATCGACGGCGATATCGCCAAGAATGTCTTCTCCGTCGACGCCAGGCGCGGAGACCCCGTCAAAATCACGAAGGTCGTGAGTTACCACAGCTCCCGCACCACTCCGACACGCGAGCTCATCGACAGGTGCAGGCGCACCCTCGACCGGATCGCTTCGGCTGGCGTGCCGGCGCAGTACGCAAGGCAGAAGGAGTGGCTGACGGAATTCTGGTCGCGCTCCGATGTTGAGACGCCCGGGCAGGATGAACTGCAGCAGGCCGTGCGCTGGAACGTGTTCCAGCTTGCCCAGGCGTCAGCACGGGCCGACGGACTAGGCGTGCCGGCAAAGGGCGTCACCGGAAACGGGTACAACGGCCACTACTTCTGGGACACCGAAATCTATGTGCTGCCGTTTCTCACGTACACGAGCCCGCTCTGGGCACGGAACGCGCTTCGGATCCGGGAGCAGATGCTGCCCAAAGCGCGCGAGCGCGCGCGGGAGCTCAATGAAGCTGGCGCTCTCTTTCCCTGGCGGACGATCAACGGTGAAGAGGCATCCGCGTACTACGCAGCGGGCACTGCGCAATACCACATCAATGCCGACGTGACCTATGCGCTCGCGAAGTTCATTCACGCGACGGGCGACATTGATTTCCTGAGCCAAGGGGCCATCGACATCGCTGTTGAAACCGCACGGATGTGGGCCACCCTCGGGTTCTGGCGCCGTAACGGAGAAGAGCGGTTCGAGATCCACGGTGTCACCGGGCCGGACGAATACACCACGGTCGTCAACAACAACCTGTTCACCAACGTGATGGCGCGGTTCAACCTCCGTTACGCCATCGAAGCGCTGAGAAAGCTCGAGCAGGAGCGACCTGACGCGTACGCGCGTGCGGTGAAGCGGCTCGAGCTCGAGGATTCGGAGCTCGAGGAGTGGGAACGGGTCGCTGCAGCGATGACGATCCCCTACGCCGAGAGCCTCAAGATCCATCCGCAGGACTCGCACTTCCTCGAGCGGGAGGTCTGGGACCTCGAGGCCACTCCCGAGGACCGCAAGCCGCTCATGCTGCATTATCACCCGCTCGTGATCTACCGGTTCCAGGTGCTCAAGCAGGCCGACGTCGTTCTCGCGCTGTACCTGCAGGGCGACCAGTTCACCTTCGACGAGAAGCTCGCCGACTTCGATTACTACGATCCGCTCACCACGAGCGATTCGAGCCTGTCGAAGGTGGCGCAGTCGATCATGGCGGCTGAAGTCGGATACCAGGACCTCGCCCTTGACTACTTCATCGATACGGCGTTCGTCGATCTCGAGAACCGGCACGGAAACAGCCAGGACGGCGTGCACGTTGCTGCGGCAGGCGGAGTGTGGAGCTCGCTCATCTACGGCTTCGGGGGAATGCGGGATTATGGCGGCGAGCTGAGTTTCGACCCGCGTCTCCCGGCGACGTGGTCAGAGCTTCGCTACCGGCTGACCTGGCGCGGGACGCGGGTACTCGTCCACCTCACGGCGGATGCCATGCGCGTCTCGGTTGTCGATGGAGAAGGCACCGTTCCCTTCGTCGTCCGGGGCGAATCGTTTGAGGTGGCACCAGGGCGCGACGCTGAAATCGCTCTCGATGGGCAGGGTCCGATCCGCAAGGACGCTCCGGTGCAGAAGCGCCGGAACCGGCGGGAGGACGGCAGCATCATGTTGCCGTCAGCAGCGCCCGGGCCGGTCCAGACGGAGTCCTAG
- a CDS encoding HAD family hydrolase: MNAPHPAFRSLDQVSAVLFDLDGVLTPTADLHRYAWQSMFNGVFAEKGVSRPYTDDDYFEYLDGKQRYEAVASLLASRGIQVPLGSPDDPPAADTVCGIGNRKNGYFSRVLEERGIRAYPGSLALVDELYAKRMPMGVVSSSKNARWVLTSAGMLDRFAVIVDGVVAADEALGSKPAPDMFLYAAEKLQISPSEIAVFEDAISGVASARAGDFGLVVGVDRGAGIDALLAAGADVVIDDLAVYAHGAVPTEERNRA, translated from the coding sequence GTGAATGCACCCCACCCGGCTTTTCGCAGTCTCGACCAGGTCAGCGCTGTGCTCTTCGACCTCGATGGGGTACTGACGCCGACCGCTGACCTGCACCGATACGCATGGCAGTCCATGTTTAACGGGGTCTTCGCCGAAAAGGGTGTGTCCCGGCCGTATACCGACGACGACTACTTCGAGTACCTCGATGGCAAACAGCGTTATGAGGCGGTCGCGAGCCTGCTGGCATCTCGCGGTATCCAGGTGCCGCTCGGGTCGCCTGACGACCCGCCGGCCGCTGACACGGTATGCGGTATCGGGAACCGCAAGAACGGCTACTTCTCCCGCGTCCTCGAGGAGCGTGGCATCAGAGCGTATCCCGGCTCGCTTGCCCTCGTCGATGAGCTTTATGCCAAACGGATGCCGATGGGCGTCGTTTCGAGTTCGAAGAACGCGCGGTGGGTCCTCACCAGTGCAGGCATGCTTGACCGGTTCGCCGTGATCGTCGACGGCGTTGTTGCCGCTGACGAGGCGCTCGGGAGTAAGCCGGCGCCGGACATGTTCCTCTACGCCGCCGAAAAGTTGCAGATCAGTCCGTCCGAAATCGCGGTGTTCGAGGATGCGATCTCGGGAGTGGCCTCGGCGCGCGCCGGCGACTTCGGGCTCGTGGTCGGCGTCGACCGGGGAGCGGGAATCGATGCGCTGCTCGCGGCCGGAGCTGACGTCGTCATCGATGATCTTGCCGTGTATGCGCACGGAGCAGTCCCTACCGAGGAGCGCAACAGAGCATGA
- the rpsN gene encoding 30S ribosomal protein S14, with amino-acid sequence MAKKSMIAKNNQRKVIVERYAAKRLELKKALVDPNGTDESREAARVGLQKLPRNASPVRLRNRDAVDGRPRGHLSKFGISRVRFRDMAHKGELPGITKSSW; translated from the coding sequence ATGGCTAAGAAGAGCATGATTGCGAAGAACAACCAGCGCAAAGTTATCGTTGAGCGTTACGCAGCAAAGCGCCTCGAGCTGAAGAAGGCCCTCGTGGACCCGAACGGCACAGACGAATCGCGTGAAGCCGCTCGTGTCGGCCTGCAGAAGCTCCCCCGCAACGCCTCACCGGTGCGCCTGCGCAACCGTGACGCCGTTGACGGACGCCCCCGCGGCCACCTCTCGAAGTTCGGCATCTCGCGTGTCCGCTTCCGCGACATGGCGCACAAGGGCGAGCTGCCCGGCATCACCAAGTCGAGCTGGTAA
- the rpmG gene encoding 50S ribosomal protein L33 yields MAKTQDVRPIIKLRSTAGTGYTYVTKKNRRNNPDRLVLKKYDPVVRKHVEFREER; encoded by the coding sequence ATGGCAAAGACCCAGGACGTTCGTCCGATCATCAAGCTTCGTTCGACGGCAGGAACCGGTTACACCTACGTGACCAAGAAGAACCGTCGCAACAACCCAGACCGTCTCGTACTGAAGAAGTACGACCCCGTAGTGCGCAAGCACGTTGAATTCCGAGAGGAGCGCTAA
- the rpmB gene encoding 50S ribosomal protein L28 has protein sequence MAATCQVTGAIPGFGHNISHSHRRTKRRFDPNVQKKTYFVPSLRRNVTLTLSAKGIKVIDARGIESVVKDLLARGEKI, from the coding sequence ATGGCAGCAACCTGCCAGGTGACCGGAGCCATTCCCGGCTTCGGACACAACATTTCGCACTCGCACCGACGCACCAAGCGTCGCTTCGACCCGAACGTGCAGAAGAAGACGTACTTCGTACCGTCGCTTCGCCGTAACGTCACGCTCACGCTGAGCGCCAAGGGCATCAAGGTTATCGATGCTCGTGGAATCGAGTCGGTCGTCAAGGACCTGCTGGCCCGTGGGGAGAAGATCTAA
- a CDS encoding Fur family transcriptional regulator, with protein sequence MAVKRNTWQREAVREALDSREGFVSAQGLHQGLRDAGSPIGLATVYRALADLATVGEADSLQSPDGESLYRACASTGHHHHLICRKCGLTVEIEATEVEQWARRTASEHGFTEAQHIVDIFGYCAQCSRAITTA encoded by the coding sequence GTGGCCGTCAAGAGAAATACCTGGCAGCGTGAAGCGGTTCGCGAAGCGCTCGATTCGCGTGAAGGATTCGTCAGTGCGCAGGGCCTCCACCAGGGTTTGCGCGACGCGGGGTCACCGATCGGACTGGCAACGGTTTATCGCGCCCTGGCGGATCTCGCCACGGTCGGTGAAGCGGATTCGCTGCAGTCTCCCGATGGCGAGAGTCTTTACCGCGCCTGTGCGTCGACCGGGCACCATCACCATCTGATCTGCCGCAAGTGCGGGCTGACGGTCGAGATCGAGGCCACCGAGGTTGAGCAGTGGGCCAGGCGAACGGCATCCGAACATGGATTCACCGAGGCGCAGCACATCGTCGACATCTTCGGCTACTGTGCCCAGTGCTCGCGTGCGATAACCACGGCGTGA